GTGGCGGCGGAGGCCATCTCAGACCTCCTGCCGCGGGAGCAGGGCGCGGGCGATCGCCAGGAGCACCGGCACGAACGCCGCCAGGGCCAGCGCGTCGGCGGCGAGGAGGGGGGCGTCGAGCCCCTTGGTAAACGCGCCGACGCTGGCGTGGAGGAAATAGGTCGTCGGCCACAGCGTGCCGATCACGCGGGCCTGGCCGACGAGCGTCGATACCGGCTGGAACAGGCCCGAGAACTGGATCGTGGGGAGCATCGTGACGATCGCCGTGGCGAACACCGCCGCCACCTGGCTGGACGTGAACGAGGCGATCACCAGGCCGATCGCCGTCGTCGCCAGCACGTACAGGCAGGCGCACGCCGTGAGCATCGGGCCGTGGCCGCGGAGGGGCACGCCGAACAGCGTCACGGCGACGACCACCAGGAGCATGTAGGCGACCAGGGCGATGACCGCCGTCGGCAGCTGCTTGCCGAGGAGGAATTCGAGCCGCGTCGTCGGCGTGACGTAGAAGTTGACGATCGAGCCGAGCTCCTTCTCGCGGACCACGCTGACGGCGGTGAGGATCGCCGGGAGGAGCATCAGGAGCGTCGCCGGGATGCTCGGCACGATCGCGTATTTGCTCTCGAAGGCCGGGTTGTAGAGGAAGCGCGGTTCGATCGCGGGGAGGCGCTTGGCGAGGTCGGGAAGCGGGGCGCCGCGGCGGACGACGTCGGCCACGTGGCCGGCGACGACCGAGGTGGCGTAGGCGGCGATCGTCTCGGCACGGGCGGGATTGGCGCCGTCGACGACGGCCGACAGCTCCGTCGGGCCGCCGCGCGCGACGGCGCGACCGAACTGCGGCGGGATCTCGAGTGCCAGCGAGATCTCGTTGGCGCGCAGCCGCCGCTCGAGGTCGGCGGCCCCGGCGAGGTCGGGCCGGCCGGCGAACGAGCGCGATCCGGCGAAGGCGGCGACGAGGTCGCGGCTGGTGGGGCTGCGGTCCTGGTCGAACGCGGCGTAGCGCACCTGCTCGACGTCGGTCGTGATCCCGTAGCCGAGCACGACCATCAACAGCAGCGACCCGCCGAACGCGAACGCCAGCCGGACCGGGTCGCGGAGGATCTCGAGCGACTCGCGGTGGGCGTAGGCGAGGAGACGCGTGAGGCCGGGAAAGCGCGGCGGGCGCACGGGCCCGCCGTGGTGGAGGACGGCGGCGGCCGGTGGCGGCGCGGCGGCGTCCGACGGCTCGGCGGCGTCGGCCATCGCGTGGATGAACGCCTCTTCGAAGTCGTCGGTCCCGGCGGCGGCCAGGAGCGCCGCCGGCGTGTCGCAGGCGATCACCCGGCCGGCGTGCATCAGCGAGATCCGGTCGCAGCGCAGGGCCTCGTTCATGAAGTGGGTGGAGACGAAGATCGTCACCCCCTGCTCCCGCGACAGGCCGACGAGCAGCTCCCAGAAGGCGTCGCGCGCCACCGGGTCGACGCCCGACGTCGGCTCGTCGAGGATCAGCATCTCCGGCTCGTGGATCACCGCCACGGCGAGCGACAGGCGCTGGCGCACGCCGAGCGGGAGGATCTCGGCACGGTCGTCGCGGTGCGCGCCGAGGCCGAAGCGCTTCTCCAGCTCGGCGATCCGCGCGGCGGCGCGGGCCGCGGGGAGGTGGAACAGACGGGCATGGAGGAGGAGGTTCTGGCGGACGGTGAGGGCGCCGTACAGCGAGAACGACTGCGACATGTAGCCGACGCGCCGCCGGGCGGCGACGCCGGTGTCTTCCACCGGGGAGCCGAGGAGGATCGCCTCACCCGACGTCGCCGGGAGCAGGCCGGTGAGCATCTTCATCGTCGTCGACTTGCCGCAGCCGTTGGAGCCGAGGAACCCGAAGATCTCGCCGCGCGCGATCTCGAACGACAGGTCGTCGACGGCGACGAAATCGCCGAAGCGCTTGGTGAGGTGGCGGGCGACGATCGCCGGTGGGCCGTCGTGGACGGTGCGCGGCGGGATCACGAGGGCCTGTGTCGGACCGCGATCGGCCTCGGGCAGGAGGGCGACGTAGGTCGCCTCGAGCGTGGCCGTGCCGGTCCGCGCCATCAGCTCGGCCGGTGTGCCGACGGCGAGGATCCGGCCCCGGTCGACGACCACGAGCAGGTCGAAGCGCGCCGCCTCCTCCATGTCGGCCGTCGCCACCAGGACGCTCATCGTCGGCCGGTCGCGGCGGATCAGGGCGATCAGCGTCCAGAACTGCCGGCGCGACAGCGGATCGACGCCGGTGGTCGGCTCGTCGAGGATCAACAGGTCGGGGTCATGGACCAGCGCCGTACACAGCCCCGTCTTCTGCTTCATGCCCCCCGAAAGCGAGCCGACGGGGCGGTCGGGAAACGGCGCGAGGCCGGTCGCCGCCAGCAGCGCCGCGATCCGGGCCGGACGTTCGGCGGCGGGAATCGCGAACAGCCGCGCGAAGAAGTCGACGTTCTCGAACACCGACAGCTCGTTCGACAGATTGCGCCCCAGCCCCTGCGGCATGAAGGCGATCCGCGGGCAGACGGCGTCGCGGTGGCGCGCGTCGGCCATGTCGCCGCCGAGGACGGCGACGCGCCCCGACTGGATCCGCTTGGCCCCGGCGACGATCGACAGGAGCGTCGACTTGCCGACGCCGTCGGGGCCGATCACGCCCACCATCCGCCCGGCGGGGATCGCCAGCGTGATCCCGTCGAGCGCCACCGTGGCGCCGTAGCGGTGGCTGAGCCCGTCGACCACGGCCACGCTGTCGGCCGGCTGAGGGGGCATGGTCAGCGGCCCGGGGAGGCGTCGGCGGGGGTGTCTTCGGGCGGGAACGGGCGGTCGAGATCGGCCGGCCAGGAGACGGTGTCGTCGACCTTGACGTAGCCCACGCCGCGGACCCCGGTCTTCACTCGCTCGACGTGGGCCTGCGCGAGGTCGGGGGGAACCTGGAGCTTGACGCGGAACATCAGCTTGTCGCGCTCGGCGGCCGTCTCGACCTGCTTGGGGGTGAACTGTGCTTACGGGGAGACGAAGCTCACCGCGGCGCGGGCGGCGTATTCCGGCCGGACGTCGAGCTTGATCCGGGCGTCGGCCCCGATCTTCACCCGGGCCGCGTCGCGGGCGGGAAGGAAGATCTCCATATACACGTCGCCGAGATCGAGGAGCGTCAGCGCCTTGCCACCGGCGGCGAGCACCTCCCCCTCGCTGGCGAGGCGGTAGAGGACGCGGCCGCGGACCGGGGCCGCGAGCCGCGAGTCGTCGATCTGCGCCTGGACGCGGCGGACGTCGGCCCGGGCGACGGCGATCGACTGCTCGACGGCATGGAGGTGGGCGGTGGCGGCGTTGACGGCGGCGTCGGCCACCTCGAGCCGCGACTCCTTCTCCTCGTATTCCTCGCGCGTGATCGTCTTCGACTCGAGCAAGCGCTCGGCGCGGTCGAGCTGGTGGCGGGCGGAGAGCCGCTGGCTCTCCTGGCTGACGATCTCCGCCTTGGCGCGGGCCACCTCCTCCTCCGCCTCGGCGATCCGCGCCTCCCCCTTGGCCCGCTCGGCCTCCAGCTCGAGCGTGTTCATCCGCACGAGCACCTGCCCTGGCTCGACCAGGTCTCCCTCGCGGGCCGTCAGCGTGTCGATCCGGCCCGCGTATTTCGTCGCGATGTCGACCTGCACGGCCTCGATCCGGCCGTTGCCCGACACGATCCCCGTCGGGATGCCGCTGCCGAGCCGGCGCGTCCACTCCTGCCAGCCGAGGAATGCCAGGGCGGCGGCGGCGACGACGGCGATCACCAAGCTCAAGCGCGGGGCGGACATGGAGTGAATCGTGGCGGGGCTGGCTGCCGCTGGACGGGGCGTGCAGTATCCTCCACCCGGCGCGGCGGCGGAAGGAGGGCGGGCCGCGCCGGGGCGCCGCCGGCAGGGTGCGGCAGCACCGGCCCAGCCGACACGCGGAGAGCCCGATGCGGATCGTGATCCTCGACGGCCACACGGCCAATCCCGGCGATCTCTCCTGGGAGGCGCTAGAGCGCCTCGGGAGCGTCACCGTCTTCGACCGCAGCGCGCCGGAGCAGGTCGTGGAGCGGGCCCGCGACGCCGACGTCGTCCTCACCAACAAGACGCCGCTGCCTGCCGCCGTGATCGCGGCGCTGCCGCGCGTCAGGCTGATCGGCGTGTTGGCGACGGGCTTCAACGTCGTCGATGCCGCGGCCGCGCGGGCCCGGGGGATCGCGCTGGTCAACGTGCCGGAATACTCGACCCCGAACGTCGCCCAGGCG
This genomic interval from Planctomycetota bacterium contains the following:
- a CDS encoding ATP-binding cassette domain-containing protein produces the protein MPPQPADSVAVVDGLSHRYGATVALDGITLAIPAGRMVGVIGPDGVGKSTLLSIVAGAKRIQSGRVAVLGGDMADARHRDAVCPRIAFMPQGLGRNLSNELSVFENVDFFARLFAIPAAERPARIAALLAATGLAPFPDRPVGSLSGGMKQKTGLCTALVHDPDLLILDEPTTGVDPLSRRQFWTLIALIRRDRPTMSVLVATADMEEAARFDLLVVVDRGRILAVGTPAELMARTGTATLEATYVALLPEADRGPTQALVIPPRTVHDGPPAIVARHLTKRFGDFVAVDDLSFEIARGEIFGFLGSNGCGKSTTMKMLTGLLPATSGEAILLGSPVEDTGVAARRRVGYMSQSFSLYGALTVRQNLLLHARLFHLPAARAAARIAELEKRFGLGAHRDDRAEILPLGVRQRLSLAVAVIHEPEMLILDEPTSGVDPVARDAFWELLVGLSREQGVTIFVSTHFMNEALRCDRISLMHAGRVIACDTPAALLAAAGTDDFEEAFIHAMADAAEPSDAAAPPPAAAVLHHGGPVRPPRFPGLTRLLAYAHRESLEILRDPVRLAFAFGGSLLLMVVLGYGITTDVEQVRYAAFDQDRSPTSRDLVAAFAGSRSFAGRPDLAGAADLERRLRANEISLALEIPPQFGRAVARGGPTELSAVVDGANPARAETIAAYATSVVAGHVADVVRRGAPLPDLAKRLPAIEPRFLYNPAFESKYAIVPSIPATLLMLLPAILTAVSVVREKELGSIVNFYVTPTTRLEFLLGKQLPTAVIALVAYMLLVVVAVTLFGVPLRGHGPMLTACACLYVLATTAIGLVIASFTSSQVAAVFATAIVTMLPTIQFSGLFQPVSTLVGQARVIGTLWPTTYFLHASVGAFTKGLDAPLLAADALALAAFVPVLLAIARALLPRQEV